The Christiangramia forsetii KT0803 DNA segment AGACCGGAGCTCCACCGGCATCTTCTGAAATGGTTTTCAAATCGGCATACGCAGATTTTAAAATTCCATCACAGGTTATTAAAATACCTTTAATATTATATCCTTCTTCTACTAGTTTTTTTATAGCAGGTTTTGAAGATTTTTCAACCACATCTATTAGTAGCATGTCTCTACGATTCAAATGTCTAATTGCATAGCCCTGATTAAAAACTCCATTTTCTTTTTCACCCTTTATTATAAAAGTATCAGGGATCAATTTTAAAAATTTCCCTGTTCCACCTTGTTCAATAAATTCTGCTGATTGGCTGTGAAGCACCTCCATTTTATCTACTGTCTTCATAAATATTTGATTTTAATTGATAGTTGAAGATACAAAACAAGGCTGGAGGCATCAACCCAGTTTTTAAATGTTTAACTGCTTTTAGGAGTTAATTAACGGAATAATGAAAGCCGTAAAATTACCATGATGACTTAATGAGATTGGCAGTATTTTATCCTCTTTTTTTAGATGTATGCATGGAAGACCTTCTGCATTTTTATAAACTTTTATAAACGATTCATCCACAGATAACCCTGCCGAAATATTCCTACGAAGATCCTTCTTTGAATGGGATATATTAAAATAGATTTTTTGAAATACCTCTTCTTTAGCATCAATGCTACTATGAATATAATTTGCATTAATCTCCGTAGTGGTAGAGTACCTCGAATGATCAACTTTTACAATTCCTGATTTATTATCTGAATTTAAAGAGCATCTATATGCTATAGGATTTAGCTTTCTTGGTAACTTAAAAGCTCTCTGGTGTGCTTTATAGGCAGCTTCTTTCATAGACCATAATTGCCAGAGCAATATTTCAGGATTTTCAGATTCTTTAATTAGGACGATCTCTTCTTCGGAAAAAACCTTTTTTAAAAATCTAAAATCTTCCGACTTATTAGTAGGCAATGAAATGCTAAGGTCTATAATATCATTCCCTATCAATTAGTTGCGAGCTTTTTTTGAATGATAGATTTGGCATCTCCTACCGTTAACATTCCTTCCATAGAATCATTATCTATTTCTATATTAAATTCATCTTCCACATCAAGTACCACATCCACGAGATTTGCAGAATTTATCTGAAGATCGTTCAGAAAGTCTGTTTCTTCCTGAAAGTTATTCAAACCTTCCATTCTTTGAACATAAGGCTCAACGATCTTTTTAAGTCTTGTAAGTATTTCTTTTTCAAGCATTTTTTTTTAATATTTTTTAAATAATACTACTGCATTTACGTCCCCGAAACCGAAACTGGCTTTAGCCAGAATATTAATTTTTTTATCAATTTTCTTCCTCGGAATTTTATCGGGATCAATTAATGCCGAAATTTCAGGATGAATATCTTCACAATTCATATTTCCGAATATATAATCTCCATAGATCTGAAGAACTGATGAAACACATTCCATAGAACCGGAAGCACTTAAACAATGGCCGGTCATTCCCTTTAAAGAGTTAATATACGGGAAATCAGCTCCATTTCTTTTCAAGGCTTTTGTCCAATTTAAAATTTCCACCGAATCTCTGGATGTAGCTGTTAAATGACCATTTACAGCATCTATTTCATCAGGCCGAATATTGGAGTTTTTTAAAGCCATTTTTATACAGCGTTCTACGGCTTCATTATTGGCAGCCGTCATACTACCTTCACCTCGCTGGC contains these protein-coding regions:
- a CDS encoding 4'-phosphopantetheinyl transferase superfamily protein, whose product is MIGNDIIDLSISLPTNKSEDFRFLKKVFSEEEIVLIKESENPEILLWQLWSMKEAAYKAHQRAFKLPRKLNPIAYRCSLNSDNKSGIVKVDHSRYSTTTEINANYIHSSIDAKEEVFQKIYFNISHSKKDLRRNISAGLSVDESFIKVYKNAEGLPCIHLKKEDKILPISLSHHGNFTAFIIPLINS
- a CDS encoding phosphopantetheine-binding protein, translated to MLEKEILTRLKKIVEPYVQRMEGLNNFQEETDFLNDLQINSANLVDVVLDVEDEFNIEIDNDSMEGMLTVGDAKSIIQKKLATN